One Primulina eburnea isolate SZY01 chromosome 4, ASM2296580v1, whole genome shotgun sequence genomic window, CTGATAGTAGAAAATGTTTTGATAAAAACTGATGAGATTAGATATGACAGAGTTTGGACTGAAATATCTGAACTACAGACAGATAAAGATAGAAAGAAAGAAACTAAGAGATGGGTTATATAACTCATCGTTTCCTGAATGtaaatgagattacatttccatGGATATAGTGATGAAATTACTGCATTCCTCTCGGAATTaagtattgattgagttaggaatgacaAACTAACCTAGTCTGCGAGTGCTAACATgtacatgaagatgtacaaatatgatatattacggagattctgtcagaaaagtgattagattacacggagtgttgagagttgattatattagaccgtgattttggttgattttgcacgTTTGATAGAATGTGATCatatctgaatactgaatagtattcactacctgacggacagtcagagtggattatccGAACTTCAGAACATATGCTTAGAGTTGTAGTGTTTGGGTAACACTGATTGGCAGGATTTATTGCCATGTGATGAGTTTTTATACCACAACAGATATCAGATGAATATCGGAATGACACTATTGGAGACGTGGTACGTTAAGAAGTGCAGATTCCCTCTTTATCGAGATGacatctctgaagttcctgagatcggacctgacatgatcagagatatgattgaaaaattaaagataattcagaagagaataaagACATCTCAGAATAAATAGACTGAATATgtcaacgtcggacgatgactgttgatatttgaaggtgaagattgaatataaccCTGATTGAAATTATCAGATTGAAAAGAGATGATAGTATTAATGGGTTATGAGCTGttaattggtatatacggatattgtatagccagtattatgagattgactttatcagagctatttttttagaaatagaattttatatgaaattgaaatttcagaacagattcattgagatgagtttctaatttaaactctatatacatttcttctgatatatctaaaATGAttacttgtgagttcgaggacgaactcagatctaagagggagagaaatgtaatgcccgagatttaatatcgtattaaattacgattattggttgttaatcgagacgattatgaaagggctaaccgaaACACGAATTGAAAGTGTGCATGTGAGATTGTTggtgcgagagccgaaggtctcgcgcatatgcgcgaagagtaggcgcgcatatgcgcgagctgtgcagaAACCAAGGTGCCAAAGTCGAActgtgcgcgcacatgcgcaacgtaaagcacgcacatgcgcgataagTCCAGtgagattggcgcatatgcgccgattgaggcgcgcatatgcgtgagtgtAGTTGggcacgagacagtaggtctcgcgcatatgcgcggcgatggggcgcgcatatgcgcgagctgccgagaagtcCAGCgacgagaccagtaggtctcgcgcatatgcgccgataatgtcgcgcatatgcgcgagacgtgtaatttGTGGGATGAGCCACTCGTCCTTGTGCATGTACGtggaagtatatatatatatatatatatatattatatatatatatatatatatatatatatatatatatatatatacacaaacgAATTCTTCATTATTcagaagaaagaatcgagaaaaaggtttctgaaaaagggttgaaaatccttacgccttttgtgagaaatccatctatccgattttgaatccgatttcagtattgagttcctatcgacgtaggctacaactggacgtaagttttgctacgttttgatatgttttgaaattatggtattgtcagaatctgatatgattcatatatgatgttcttggtatgttagacatcgtataattgaaaccggattgaagaacaaataccatatgaaattattatgattttcggagtagtgttggagtcgatttgatatcataattgaattgttattgattatgagatgttgggattgatatgtgattgatatggtagtgctggatatattgaaattatgatgttatgttgttgaaacagaatttgactgaattctgattatatccagtatggattgaatggtgtattgataccgtaccctcgatattgttattatcagattgattattgacaggcttggggttcgagactgcgaccgagtcagagtatcagaaagaaaggtataaattaatgttgtgtcggcattgcacaactcgagtgaggtttgactcgagtttccctaaatcacatacttagtttattacattgatatttgtaattgatgagattgatgtttgttgtctattgaattatagccactgcatgtattgactactgagtcaTTTattcattggctgattcgccttgtcaccggctgattcgtctggttattgactgattcgtataattatcgactgattcgtctaaacattggctgattcgcttaattattGACTGATTTGTCTATTtatcgactgattcgtctaaactttggctgattcgcttaattactggcTAATTCGTCTagtattggctgattcgcttaattcttgactgattcgtcaattctgcggctgtttcgcccagacactgtatataggaattatatcgatgccgtttagggttTAGTCATTCCTATCAACggaaatttgatataattcccaatatccagacatcgggatccctaggttagagttgagtcgagtctgagacgacgcgttattTGAGTGgagtctgagtctgagtgtgattcattgcttgatattgattgatgtttctgatttgatacatgttatgaatatttattatatgcttttatatatgtttttatatgattgcatgtatacattgtttatactgggatttattctcaccggagttatccggctgttgtcttgttttgtacgtttgcatgacaacaggtggggctggatcagggtcaagaagaggatgagagaagacagttagcgtggagatccggatttAGGAGTATATCTGTTATATCACCTGAGATGTAGTGAAGAAACGGTAGATATTATGATTTAcgtttgtacaggacttgtacttagatctgatattgatcttgtaaatgagataggacttatttcatatgttgcgtactcttgtatttttaaaaaaaaattaattagaccatgtttattttaattgactAATTATTCCCATaaagtgattaagaattgaattaagttcgggtccccacacgtGCCTTGCCGTGCGCGCAGCTCGAAAGAACAGAATGCTGCGCGCGGCCGCACGTGTTGTCGCGCGGTTGCGCGCACAGCGCTGATTCTGAAAGCTTGCGCGTCCTTTGGCTATAGTGGCATCAGTTTTTCGCCCAACCAATGTATCCCTTGACTAAAATGGTGTCTATTCGAAGCATCTGGTCTGGAGAAACGTGTCTTCTCAATGCAACCGATGATCATCTATAAATAATCCCTCAAACCACATTCAAAGGCTGCTGAATTTTTTGCTTCATCTCCTCTTCACATATTGTTGCATCctctcattttcgaaaattacttGAAAGTTCGAAGCATATATTGTTCGCTGATTCGAGACTTGTAGTGCTAAAAAAACTCGAAGTGAAGTCGTTGTATCTTGGGGACGATTGCCTACAACGTATAGCACTTTGATACGGGCAATTTCGTCTTGCGGAGAAATGATCCTCCTTGCCTCGACTTGATCTTTTTGTTGTTGCGGTTGTTTCAAGATTCTAGTTGCTGCGTTTTGTTCGTGAATCAAGACATTCAACATATCCAGGGTAATATCCATCAAACCATCGCAAGACAAAATTTATTGTTATTCTGGATATGTCTACTGCATCATTCACTCCCGTGCCCAATGGCCCTACCGCCCCTGCTTATGGAGAAAAGCCTCCAAAAGTTTCTTGTGCCGACTTCAAACGGTGGCAACAGAAGATGCTCTTCTACCTCACAACACTGAGCCTATCTCGATTCCTTAAAGAGGATTCCCCTGTTATTGTTGTGGATGATAATGACTCCCAACGAAGGAATGTTGTTGATGCATGGAACCACAGTGACTTCCTTTGCCGCAACTACATTTTAAATGGACTAGACGACACGTTCTACAGTGTCTACTGCTCTGTCAAGACCGCCAAGGAGTTGAGGCACTCGCTGGAGAAAAAATACAAGACAGAGGATGCAGGAGTCAAGAAGTTCGTAGTGGGTAAATTCCTTGACTTCAGAATGGTGGACGCCAAATCTGTAATAAGCCAGGTACAAgaaattcaaattattattcATGACTTATTGGCAGAGGGGATGgatatcaatgaaccattccAAGTGGCGGCGATAATTGAGAAATTGCCACCAATGTGGAAAGACTTCAAGAACTACCTTAAGAACAAGCGCAAGGAGTTGAAGCTTGAAGATCTGATTGTGAGGCTTCGTATTGAGGAAGATAGCCGATCTTCTGAGGCCAGAACACACAAGATAACAATGGAGGCCGAGGCCAAGGCCAATCTAACAGAATCGAGCACCAGCCACAAGAGAAAGTGCCCTCAAATTGAGAAATGAGGGCAGGCCAAGAAGTTCAAAAGaacttgctacaactgtggcaaaccaaaTCATATGGCCAAGGACTGTCGTCTTCCGAGGAAAGACAACAGAAATCAGAAACTAAAGCAAGCCAACGTCATCGAAGAAAGGCATGTACCAATAGACCTATCACAACTTGATCTATCTGCAGTTGTGTTTGAAACCAACTTGGTGGATAATCCAAGGGAATGGTGGGTAGATACTGGATCAACTAGCCACATATGTGCTGAAAAGGCAATGTTCTCATCCTACACTACTGTAAGTGATAGGAAATTGTTTATGGGAAACTCTACGACGTCTGAGGTCGTAGGAATTGGCAAAGTGGTGTTGAAGATGACTTCCGGAAAAGAGATGACATTGTTGAATGTGTTGCATGTGCCAGACATTCGAAAGAATTTAGTTTCTGGATCCTTGTTAAGTCAGGCTGGCTTTAAACTTGTGTTTGAATCGGACAAGTTTGTCCTAACCAAAAATGTTGTATTTGTTGGAAAAGGGTACAAAGACAATGAGCTATTCAAAATGAATGTAATGAATGTTTACCGCCAAGAGGCGAAGAATAAAGTGAATGATTCTTTTTACTTGTTTGAAAGTTCTAATTATGGCATGAAAGATTAGGACATGTTAACTTCAACACACTACAAAGACTTGCGAATTTAAATGTAATAcctgcattttaaaagaaatccAC contains:
- the LOC140830076 gene encoding uncharacterized protein, with protein sequence MSTASFTPVPNGPTAPAYGEKPPKVSCADFKRWQQKMLFYLTTLSLSRFLKEDSPVIVVDDNDSQRRNVVDAWNHSDFLCRNYILNGLDDTFYSVYCSVKTAKELRHSLEKKYKTEDAGVKKFVVGKFLDFRMVDAKSVISQVQEIQIIIHDLLAEGMDINEPFQVAAIIEKLPPMWKDFKNYLKNKRKELKLEDLIVRLRIEEDSRSSEARTHKITMEAEAKANLTESSTSHKRKCPQIEK